From Podospora bellae-mahoneyi strain CBS 112042 chromosome 5, whole genome shotgun sequence:
AACCGCACTATCCCATCACTTTCCTGTCAAGCCGAAGAGCTCTTccatctttctcttttcGTGTTTTCCACTCCCTGGTTTCCTTCCTCATTATCAcacaccacccctccaccacacccaTTTGATACTCGCTaatattttttctttgttttgcCGGCCTTCTCTCCATTCCGTCCTTCGACTGTCTCGACTGCCAAGTTCCGACCTGTTCATTTTCATTGATTTCCCACTCGACTCTTCCTTCCACATCCTCGTTACTCCTCGCTCCATTTTCCacctttgttttttttttcttcttcgactTTCCTCCCCCCGAGATTTTGGTTTTCCAATTAGGGGTCGCGCAAGAGATGCTAGGAATAGCCCAGGTTTGCGCGAACAACTCTGGGGATGTCATGGTAACTTTTAGAGTTACCCTAGGCCGAGCGTGTTTGGTTTTTGGACATTTTGGCTGTCGGTCCGATTCTggcttcttttttgtttcgcTTTTGAGCACGTGAGTATGATGGCGTTAATTTTTGGAGGGCTTGAACTGGTCGCTGCCGCCGGTGACTGAGCAGGAATTGTGTCTCTTTGATGTCACATCATGGGGGGACACGGGGGGAGAAGTTGGCATACCAGTGTTGTGGGGAAGTGAAGGCTAACACTGCGGCgcatttttattttttattttatttttattttggAATCTTGTTATTTTTCTCAGAACTCTGGGTAACCCCCGATTTTTGAAGAAAAGATCGATGACCACAGCCAAAAAGATATGTCACACCATCGTCGCAGAGACCTAACTGAAACTTGTGCTAACCATCTGGTCAGCTTGCCACTATTCGACCCCATCTACAAGACGAAAAGGATAGACAGTGATAATAACGATGCCCCATCTCTtgtcccctccaccacccccccaccccccccgcCACACCTTCCTAGCTAATAGTAGCATTCTTAAAAAACAAATTTGACCTCCTGTCCCCCGCAACACCGCTCGCGAAGCCCAAAAATAATCTTGTCTGGCCCGCTGCCGTCCGATAGACGGCCATGCCTTCTGCTTCCCTGAAAACAAGACTCTCTCCCGCCTTTGTCAACGTCGGTCCTTGCACCAGCAACCCAGTGTTCATGTTGACAGTTGCCACTTGAGAGTTGACGCTGCCCCCTGTGACGTCGTAGCTGTCGCCCCATAAGAGGTACAAGTGGCTACCATGCGCGGCGTACCCCTGAAACGCGCCGCCGAGCGTGGTGATTGTTGGGATTTTGAAGTTTACCAAGGGGGACGAAAAGTCGCCTGctgtggcggcggcgagggtgtaGACGGCCATGTGCTTGCCTGATCCGGGGAGGTGATAACGCACTATTAGACGGTTGTTTACTGGGTCGATTGAGCAGGTGAAttcggttgctgctgggatgGGTTTGAATTTTTGGAGGGTGGGACTTGAggctgagagggaggttCCGGAAGTGAATTTGAAACGGGCTAGGCGGGTGCCGTAGCCGTTGGAGTTGGCGTCAACTTCTGTCCAGAGGTAGGTGGAGGTGCCGACTGCTTGCGCGCCGAAGGAGACGCCGTGGCCGAAGCCAGTCAGGTGCATATACCCTACCTGGTTGCCGGAAAAGTCGAGCTGGGTTATGCAGAGGTTGCCGAGGGAGGAGTCGGCGCCGTTGCGGCGCTGGGAGACGAAGAGGCGCGCGTTGGGGTTGTCGAAGGTGAAGGATTGTTGGACGGTGGAGTCGTGGAGTGTTTTGTGGCGGAAGAGGTCGTaggagggtttggtgagGTCGAAacggggggaagaggggagttgggcgagggtgagtgggagggaaaggggaaggaggagggtgagggggtgcATTTTGCTGGTTCGGGaaggcgagggggaggaagagggtgaggggaagagatggaaaagaaaaaagggagACGGGGTC
This genomic window contains:
- a CDS encoding hypothetical protein (EggNog:ENOG503PAZF; COG:S); the encoded protein is MHPLTLLLPLSLPLTLAQLPSSPRFDLTKPSYDLFRHKTLHDSTVQQSFTFDNPNARLFVSQRRNGADSSLGNLCITQLDFSGNQVGYMHLTGFGHGVSFGAQAVGTSTYLWTEVDANSNGYGTRLARFKFTSGTSLSASSPTLQKFKPIPAATEFTCSIDPVNNRLIVRYHLPGSGKHMAVYTLAAATAGDFSSPLVNFKIPTITTLGGAFQGYAAHGSHLYLLWGDSYDVTGGSVNSQVATVNMNTGLLVQGPTLTKAGESLVFREAEGMAVYRTAAGQTRLFLGFASGVAGDRRSNLFFKNATIS